One window of the Halobacillus litoralis genome contains the following:
- a CDS encoding SRPBCC domain-containing protein, producing MNMDSIEREVFINASIQTVWDLISQPAWWVGDAPGPDKVKVDGSFVVADTKYGEFPVKIEKEDPPSYLACRWASSFPGVEPKEGNSTLVEFILKTDDGGTWLRVVESGFSSLTVSEEEQEKFFNGNIEGWKYQLEVIRKRAEQ from the coding sequence ATGAATATGGATTCGATTGAACGAGAGGTTTTTATTAATGCATCTATCCAAACAGTATGGGATTTGATCAGTCAACCCGCATGGTGGGTCGGAGATGCTCCAGGCCCTGACAAAGTGAAAGTTGATGGATCATTTGTAGTGGCTGATACGAAGTATGGGGAATTTCCTGTCAAAATTGAAAAAGAAGATCCACCTAGTTATCTGGCATGTCGATGGGCAAGTTCTTTCCCTGGTGTGGAACCAAAAGAAGGGAACTCCACATTGGTTGAATTTATATTGAAAACTGATGACGGAGGGACTTGGCTGCGTGTGGTTGAAAGTGGTTTTTCCAGTCTTACGGTCTCTGAAGAAGAGCAGGAAAAGTTCTTCAATGGGAATATTGAAGGATGGAAATACCAACTTGAAGTAATACGAAAGCGTGCTGAGCAGTAA
- a CDS encoding general stress protein yields MNNKIIGGVFSSVGNAERAISELQRHGYGHDDISVFAKEKSKVNVLEDEMDTSVTSNKGSRGKNAGKGAGLGALSGGALGGIGGLITGLGLLAIPGIGQIAAAGPIVASLTGAGVGAGGGGIIGALVGAGMPEKEAKQYENHLKDGKIIVIVEATDTMQDKVYRTFLSSKTENKSMYPDNYRNQNNPSSHRIPTNNHDSEKTNPIKNEGDHENQNTIPSDKTKKTRSRTSERHQ; encoded by the coding sequence ATGAATAACAAAATAATAGGCGGCGTTTTTTCTAGTGTAGGTAATGCAGAAAGAGCCATATCTGAATTACAACGTCACGGTTATGGACACGATGACATCTCTGTTTTTGCTAAAGAAAAAAGTAAAGTGAATGTCTTAGAAGATGAAATGGATACTTCCGTCACCTCTAATAAAGGCAGTCGTGGGAAAAACGCTGGAAAAGGAGCTGGATTAGGGGCTTTATCCGGTGGGGCGTTAGGTGGGATCGGTGGTTTAATTACAGGACTTGGTCTTCTCGCCATACCTGGCATCGGACAAATTGCTGCCGCGGGTCCGATCGTCGCCTCTCTTACTGGTGCAGGAGTAGGCGCAGGGGGTGGCGGGATCATCGGCGCACTTGTTGGAGCAGGGATGCCAGAAAAAGAAGCTAAGCAATATGAAAATCACTTGAAAGATGGAAAAATAATCGTAATCGTAGAGGCAACAGATACAATGCAGGATAAAGTATATCGCACATTCCTATCGAGTAAAACTGAAAATAAGTCGATGTATCCTGACAATTATCGCAATCAAAACAACCCTTCATCCCATCGTATTCCTACTAACAATCATGACAGTGAAAAAACAAACCCGATTAAAAATGAAGGGGATCATGAGAACCAGAACACAATCCCTTCTGATAAAACGAAAAAAACACGCTCAAGAACGTCAGAGCGCCATCAATAG
- a CDS encoding YjiH family protein: MEAKQKKSVDRGEQEAMNYRTRRNYFWFIVPSLLGVLLFLFPIPYGGKITIGVGVMAETIQASLEPILPGLMTGILVLSAIVPVFAKALKPKLIMDSPFMKQLFYIHTFWMITRMVGALFALMTIFGIGPAIITSDLTGGTMLNALVPVLAAWFLFAGVLMPLLMQFGLMDFIGTILRNVMRPVFKLPGRSSIDALASWMGAGTVGVLITTKQYEEGYYTKREASIIATNFSINSIAFSLVVISFIGLEEYFVPFYLTVVVAGLIAAFVCPRIPPLSRKADTYYEGTGKQISEDTPEGISNFQWGVEKALHKASEVKGIKEVSKQGIQTVLDIYFALIPLVMALGTVALIIAEFTPFFTYLSLPIVPVLQWMQIPEAAQASPAMLVGFADMFLPAVIGSGIESELTRFVIAAISLTQLIYMSEIGILLVKSKIPISVLELAIIFLQRTIITLPIIVVIAHFIF; this comes from the coding sequence ATGGAGGCTAAACAGAAAAAGAGTGTGGATAGAGGGGAGCAGGAAGCAATGAACTACAGGACCAGACGGAACTATTTTTGGTTCATAGTTCCATCTCTATTAGGGGTATTGCTATTTTTATTCCCAATCCCTTACGGAGGAAAAATCACCATCGGTGTGGGAGTAATGGCAGAAACCATTCAGGCGTCACTCGAGCCGATCCTGCCGGGCTTAATGACGGGTATTCTAGTACTCTCAGCCATAGTTCCGGTTTTTGCAAAAGCGCTCAAGCCGAAGTTAATCATGGATAGTCCTTTTATGAAACAGCTTTTTTACATTCATACGTTTTGGATGATTACGAGAATGGTTGGTGCTTTGTTTGCACTCATGACTATATTCGGGATAGGGCCGGCAATCATCACCTCTGATTTAACAGGTGGAACCATGCTGAATGCCCTTGTCCCCGTACTTGCTGCATGGTTCCTTTTTGCGGGAGTCTTGATGCCGCTCCTCATGCAATTCGGTTTGATGGATTTTATCGGTACTATTTTGCGTAACGTCATGAGACCGGTATTTAAACTGCCGGGACGTTCCTCGATTGATGCTCTGGCATCCTGGATGGGAGCGGGTACAGTAGGGGTACTGATCACGACGAAACAATATGAAGAAGGATATTATACGAAGCGGGAAGCGTCGATAATCGCTACGAACTTTTCCATAAATAGTATCGCTTTCAGTTTAGTAGTCATCAGTTTCATCGGTTTGGAGGAATACTTCGTTCCATTCTATTTGACTGTAGTTGTCGCAGGCTTGATTGCTGCCTTTGTTTGCCCACGTATCCCTCCGTTATCAAGAAAAGCGGATACGTACTATGAAGGGACAGGCAAGCAGATTTCTGAAGACACGCCTGAAGGGATCTCCAACTTCCAATGGGGTGTAGAAAAAGCGCTTCATAAAGCATCAGAGGTCAAAGGGATAAAGGAAGTTAGTAAACAAGGCATACAAACGGTCCTGGATATTTATTTTGCTTTAATTCCATTAGTGATGGCACTCGGAACGGTGGCCTTGATTATCGCCGAGTTCACGCCGTTTTTCACTTATTTATCGCTGCCGATCGTTCCAGTTCTTCAATGGATGCAAATTCCTGAAGCAGCTCAGGCATCCCCAGCCATGCTCGTTGGCTTTGCGGACATGTTCCTTCCTGCCGTCATCGGTTCAGGGATCGAAAGCGAATTGACCAGGTTCGTCATCGCTGCTATTTCTCTGACCCAGCTTATTTATATGTCTGAAATCGGAATTTTACTCGTTAAATCCAAGATTCCTATTTCCGTCCTGGAACTGGCTATTATTTTCTTGCAAAGAACCATCATTACTCTTCCGATCATCGTAGTGATCGCACATTTTATTTTTTAG
- a CDS encoding GNAT family N-acetyltransferase — translation MVYFESARLIFRDWESGDLDSFRKMNADEHVMSYFPQTLSCDETDKFYDRIQQEFEHHGYGLFAVETKEKNEFIGFIGFHRATFEEDFTPCVEIGYRLKRPAWGKGYATEGARACLDYGFGKLGFDEVFSFTAKINHPSKAVMNKIGLHFVKEFNHPKIDLSSDLCRHVLYKIEK, via the coding sequence ATGGTTTATTTCGAATCAGCTCGACTGATATTTCGTGATTGGGAAAGTGGGGATCTGGATAGTTTCAGGAAAATGAATGCAGATGAACATGTAATGTCTTACTTTCCACAGACTCTATCTTGTGATGAAACAGACAAATTTTACGATCGTATTCAACAAGAGTTCGAGCATCATGGTTATGGCTTGTTTGCGGTTGAAACAAAGGAAAAGAACGAATTTATCGGCTTTATAGGTTTTCACCGTGCTACTTTCGAGGAGGATTTCACCCCTTGTGTGGAAATCGGTTATCGGTTGAAAAGGCCTGCGTGGGGGAAGGGATACGCGACAGAAGGTGCCAGAGCATGTCTGGACTATGGCTTCGGAAAGCTTGGATTTGATGAAGTCTTCAGTTTCACCGCTAAAATCAACCACCCTTCGAAAGCAGTCATGAACAAAATCGGGCTGCATTTCGTGAAGGAGTTTAATCACCCGAAGATCGATTTATCAAGCGATCTATGCCGTCATGTTTTATATAAAATTGAAAAGTGA
- a CDS encoding ArsR/SmtB family transcription factor yields MSEDNHKNDMVFNALADPIRRQLLDQIALTGEATATTLAKKVPVSRQAVVKHLTVLNDAGLVFSTRIGREMRHRVCPGQLFSTAEWMRNIATEWDRKLDWIKDKAEMKDNKNDH; encoded by the coding sequence TTGTCAGAAGATAATCATAAAAATGACATGGTTTTCAATGCTTTAGCCGATCCGATCCGCCGTCAGCTGCTTGACCAAATCGCTTTAACAGGTGAGGCAACAGCAACCACATTAGCCAAAAAGGTGCCTGTATCTCGCCAGGCAGTGGTCAAACACCTTACAGTCCTAAATGATGCTGGCCTAGTGTTTTCGACCCGAATTGGTCGAGAAATGAGACACAGGGTGTGTCCCGGGCAATTATTTTCAACAGCAGAGTGGATGAGAAATATAGCAACAGAGTGGGACAGAAAATTAGATTGGATTAAGGATAAAGCTGAAATGAAAGACAACAAGAATGATCATTGA
- a CDS encoding sigma-54 interaction domain-containing protein, producing MTEWDEYKTLLHSLQEDILVTNTDGTIVKVSEATGKVYDVDVDDLMGRSVYDLEKEGLFTPLATPMVIESKERVTFVQTVADGKKLLVTGLPVFDEEGELFRVVSYSHDVTELMEIKSGMEEMTVEMERVRKELNRLKNQSEEKFIGKSDGMRKVLAIADQVAGVDANVLLLGESGVGKTQLANMIHDKSERREGPFIEVNCGAIPEALFEAELFGYEGGSFTGATKGGRKGFAEMASGGTLFLDEVGELSLQNQVKVLKLIQKKSFYPVGGRKELQSDFRLISATNRQLDKSVEQKQFREDLYFRLNVVPIIIPPLRERKEDITPLIHSFLDHFTSRYNRKRVLSREVLHDLNGLEWRGNVRELINLVERLIVTSHNSIIEPDDLPDGYRKNINSYSEVNNFEESLNRTLERVEKERLARAKQKFKTTTKMAEALGISQPSVVRKLKKHRIN from the coding sequence ATGACAGAGTGGGATGAATACAAAACGCTTTTACATTCTCTTCAGGAAGATATTCTTGTTACGAATACAGATGGAACGATCGTCAAAGTGAGTGAAGCGACCGGCAAGGTTTACGATGTGGATGTAGATGACCTGATGGGGAGGTCTGTCTATGATTTGGAAAAAGAGGGGCTGTTCACACCACTGGCCACACCGATGGTTATCGAATCGAAAGAAAGAGTAACGTTTGTGCAGACCGTTGCAGATGGTAAGAAATTGCTTGTCACTGGTTTACCTGTGTTTGATGAAGAGGGAGAGCTGTTTCGTGTGGTCAGTTATTCCCATGATGTGACTGAGCTGATGGAAATCAAATCAGGTATGGAAGAAATGACAGTGGAAATGGAACGCGTCCGTAAGGAATTGAACCGCTTAAAAAACCAGAGTGAAGAAAAATTCATCGGAAAAAGTGATGGGATGCGTAAAGTTCTCGCAATCGCTGATCAAGTGGCCGGTGTCGATGCGAATGTTTTGCTTCTCGGTGAGTCTGGTGTCGGGAAAACACAGCTGGCCAACATGATCCATGATAAAAGTGAACGGCGGGAGGGACCTTTTATAGAGGTCAACTGCGGCGCAATTCCAGAGGCTTTGTTCGAAGCAGAACTCTTCGGATATGAAGGAGGTTCTTTTACTGGAGCGACAAAAGGCGGAAGAAAAGGCTTTGCAGAAATGGCAAGTGGTGGTACGTTGTTTCTCGATGAAGTTGGAGAGCTTTCTTTACAAAATCAAGTGAAGGTGTTGAAGCTGATTCAGAAAAAATCCTTCTATCCTGTCGGAGGTCGTAAAGAACTCCAATCTGATTTCAGGTTGATCAGTGCTACTAATAGACAGCTTGACAAGTCAGTCGAGCAGAAACAGTTCCGCGAAGATCTTTACTTTCGTTTGAATGTCGTGCCGATAATAATCCCGCCTTTAAGAGAAAGGAAAGAGGATATCACACCTCTTATCCATTCCTTTTTGGATCATTTCACAAGCCGTTATAACAGAAAAAGAGTGTTAAGCAGGGAAGTACTCCATGATTTGAACGGATTGGAATGGAGGGGGAATGTAAGAGAGTTGATTAATCTCGTGGAACGACTGATAGTCACTTCACATAATTCGATCATCGAGCCTGACGATTTGCCCGATGGGTACAGGAAGAATATTAATTCTTATTCAGAAGTGAATAATTTTGAAGAATCATTGAACAGAACTTTAGAAAGAGTGGAAAAAGAAAGGCTGGCACGAGCGAAACAGAAATTTAAAACAACAACGAAAATGGCGGAAGCATTGGGGATCAGTCAGCCTAGTGTAGTCAGAAAACTCAAAAAACACAGAATAAATTAA
- a CDS encoding GNAT family N-acetyltransferase codes for MKINDRDYYHRNLRYTIRSAVENDAGPLSELRLEIDGETENLDREQGEAYINEEGFKDLIRGDTESLNHLFLIAEIDREIVGYSRCECDHLKRFSHKVEFGVGVLRAFWGNGIGRSLLKESIIWSDSNDIRKMTLRVLETNKKAISLYKEYGFEVEGTLKEDRWLSDGIYYNTLLMARLNPDRTM; via the coding sequence ATGAAAATAAATGATCGAGATTATTACCATCGTAATCTACGTTATACGATTAGGTCTGCAGTAGAGAACGATGCTGGCCCCTTATCTGAGTTAAGGTTAGAAATAGATGGCGAAACGGAAAACCTGGATAGAGAACAAGGAGAAGCCTACATAAATGAAGAAGGATTTAAAGACCTCATAAGAGGAGATACAGAGAGTCTTAATCATCTTTTTTTAATAGCAGAGATTGATAGGGAAATTGTCGGCTATTCAAGGTGCGAATGTGATCACTTAAAAAGATTTTCCCATAAAGTGGAGTTTGGTGTTGGGGTGTTAAGGGCATTTTGGGGTAATGGTATTGGAAGAAGTTTATTGAAAGAATCGATTATTTGGTCAGATTCAAACGATATCAGGAAAATGACGTTACGTGTACTTGAAACAAATAAAAAAGCTATAAGTCTTTATAAAGAATATGGTTTTGAAGTCGAAGGTACATTAAAAGAAGATCGATGGCTTTCTGATGGAATTTACTATAATACTTTACTGATGGCCAGGTTGAATCCCGATCGAACCATGTAA